TCCCGACTGGGTCCGGGACATCGCGCGGGTCGGCGCGGGCCCGGGCTGGTTCGAGCCGGACGGCGTGGTGTGGCGGGTGCACGGCGACCTGTCCACGCTGGTCGGCGGGGTGGCCGCGCTGCTCGGTCAGGCCGCCCACCCGCTCGCGCTGGCCGGGGTGCAGCGCCACTCGGCGTACCGCGAGGACCCGTGGAAGCGGCTGGCCGGCACCGCCCGCTGGCTGGTGGTAAGCACCTTCGGCTCCGCGGAGCTCGCCGAGCGGGAGGCCGCCCGGGTCCGCGGGATGCACACCCGGGTGCGCGGCCGCGTCGGCGACCGGCCGTACTCGGCGTCCGACCCGGCCCTGCTGCGCTGGGTGCACCTGGCCTTCACCGACGCCTTCCTCGCCGCCCAGCAGGCCGTCGGGCAGGACCTCACACCGCGCTTCGGGCGGCGCTGGCCCGACGTCTACGTGGCCGAGTGGGCCCGCACCGCGCGGGAGCTGGGCGCCACCGACCTCCCGTCGAGCACCGGAGAGCTGGCCGAGGCGCTGGCCGCGTGCCGGCCGGAGCTCGCGCCGGTGCCGGACTCGCTGCGCGCCTTCCTGGCCGCGCCGCCGGGGCTCAGCCCACCCGAGCGGGTCTTCTACCGGGGCCTGTCCGGCGCCGCGGCGCAGGTGGTCTCACCCGCGGTGGCCGGGTGCGCCGGCGTGCCCGGCCGGGGACGCGGCGGCGCCGTCCCGGTGACCGTGGCCCGCCTGCAGCTGCGCGCCCTCCGCCTCGCGCTCGGCGGCCACAGCCCGTCGGAGGAGGCGGCCCGCTGGCGGCTGGGCCTGGGTCCGGCACCCGCCTGGGCGGGGGAGGACGCCGCCTGACCCGACCCCGCCGGGATCGCCACGGGGACCGGCGGGTCAGGACTCCGTCGGGGGCGCCAGGACGACGTCGACCGACAGCGGGCCGTCACCGGCGACGACGCTGAGCGACGCGATCCGCCCGGCGTCCACCAGGTCACCCCGCGCGGCCTCCAGCAGTGCCACCTGGGCCGACGGGGCGGTCACCGTCGCCGACGAGACGTCGGCCCGCATCGACACCTTCGCGTCGGACTTGGCCTTGCGGACGCCGGCCAGCGCGGTCGCCACCGCCGGCACCACCGCCGGGTCGCCGCCGGTCGGCAGCTCGGCCGCGGCCGGCCACGCCGCCCGGTGCACCGAGCCGGCCTGCCACCACGACCAGACCTCCTCGGTGACGAAGGGCAGCACCGGGGCGAACAGCCGCAGCTGCACCGACAGCGCCAGCGCCAGCGTCGCCTGCGCCGACTCCGCCGCCGGGCCGGTCCCGTAGGCGCGGGACTTCACCAGCTCGACGTAGTCGTCGCAGAAGGACCAGAAGAACCCCTCGGTCACCTCGAGCGCGCGGGTGTAGTTGTAGGCCTCCATCGCCGCGGTCGCCTCGTCGGCCACCGACGCCAGCGAGGCCAGCAGCCCCAGGTCGATCGGCTCGCTGACCTGCTCACCGCTCAGCCCGGCGGTGACCCCGAGCCCCAGCACGAACTTGCCGACGTTGAGGATCTTCATGGCCAGCCGCCGGCCGACCTTCATCTGCGCCTCGTCGAACGGCGAGTCCGCCCCCGGCCGCGCACCGGCGGCCCGCCACCGGACGGCGTCGGTGCCGTAGCGCTCCAGCACGTCGATCGGCGTGACGACGTTGCCCTTGGACTTCGACATCTTCTTGCGGTCGGGGTCGACGACGAAGCCGGAGATCGTGGCGTGCGTCCACGGCACCGTGCCGTGCTCGAAGTGCGAGCGGACGACGGTGGAGAACAGCCAGGTCCGGATGATGTCGTGCGCCTGCGGCCGCTGGTCCATGGGGAAGACGTGCGCGAACAGCTCCGGGTCGGTGTCCCAGCCCGAGGCCACCTGCGGCGACAGCGACGACGTCGCCCAGGTGTCCATGACGTCGGGGTCGGCCACGAACCCGCCCGGCACCCCGCGCTGCGACTCGTCGAACCCCTCGGGGACGTCGGAGGACGGGTCCACCGGCAGCGCCGACTCCGGCGCCAGCAGGGGCTCGTCGTACACCGGGTCGCCGGCGTCGTCGAGCCGGTACCAGACCGGGAACGGGACGCCGAAGAACCGCTGGCGGCTGATCAGCCAGTCGCCGTTGAGGCCCTCGACCCAGTTCTCGTAGCGGTACCGCATGT
This region of Geodermatophilus bullaregiensis genomic DNA includes:
- a CDS encoding oxygenase MpaB family protein — encoded protein: MRALTSLPDAAREAFRARVSGDPTGAPDWVRDIARVGAGPGWFEPDGVVWRVHGDLSTLVGGVAALLGQAAHPLALAGVQRHSAYREDPWKRLAGTARWLVVSTFGSAELAEREAARVRGMHTRVRGRVGDRPYSASDPALLRWVHLAFTDAFLAAQQAVGQDLTPRFGRRWPDVYVAEWARTARELGATDLPSSTGELAEALAACRPELAPVPDSLRAFLAAPPGLSPPERVFYRGLSGAAAQVVSPAVAGCAGVPGRGRGGAVPVTVARLQLRALRLALGGHSPSEEAARWRLGLGPAPAWAGEDAA